A single region of the Manihot esculenta cultivar AM560-2 chromosome 12, M.esculenta_v8, whole genome shotgun sequence genome encodes:
- the LOC110627471 gene encoding GTP-binding protein At2g22870 — MLLRNRLFTLLPPPSFHLPSTKPLFSTLFFNYSTLKSPKPNSIPHVSASKTAKPSTSDAARFARTVLFVPPGVDPDEVTEDMVLPGSNIVIGPYAGHSQIKEVEFVKSSSRARDCPRDDRPEFAILGRSNVGKSSLINSLVRKKEIALTSKKPGKTQFINHFLVNRSWYIVDLPGYGFAKAPDSARTDWSAFTKGYFLNRETLVAVLLLIDASVPPQKIDLDCANWLGRNNIPLTFVFTKCDKMKGGKGTRPDENIRKFQELIRQNYQEHPPWIMTSSVTGLGRDELLLHMSQLRNYWDQ, encoded by the exons ATGCTACTCCGAAACCGCCTCTTCACTCTCTTACCACCTCCATCTTTTCATCTACCTTCTACAAAACCTCTCTTCTCTACCCTCTTTTTCAATTACTCGACCCTAAAATCTCCAAAGCCCAATTCGATACCTCATGTCTCTGCTTCAAAGACTGCCAAACCGTCGACCTCTGATGCCGCCCGATTCGCCCGCACTGTGCTCTTTGTCCCACCAGGTGTCGACCCCGACGAGGTGACGGAGGACATGGTTTTACCGGGGTCGAACATCGTTATAGGACCCTACGCGGGTCATTCACAGATTAAGGAAGTGGAATTCGTTAAGAGCAGCAGTCGGGCTAGAGACTGTCCCAGAGATGACCGGCCCGAGTTTGCCATTCTGGGTCGCTCCAATGTGGGCAAGTCTTCACTTATTAATTCtcttgttagaaagaaggaaaTTGCTCTAACTTCAAAAAAACCAG GGAAGACCCAGTTCATTAATCATTTCCTGGTGAATAGAAGTTGGTATATTGTGGATTTGCCTGGTTATGG GTTTGCTAAGGCCCCAGATTCTGCTCGAACAGATTGGTCTGCCTTCACTAAAGGCTACTTTTTGAACAGAGAAACTCTAGTTGCTGTCCTACTTCTTATTGATGCAAGTGTTCCCCCTCAAAAGATTGACCTAGATTGTGCTAATTGGCTTGGACGCAATAAT ATACCATTGACTTTTGTTTTCACAAAATGTGACAAAATGAAAGGGGGAAAGGGAACAAGGCCTGATGAGAACATTAGGAAATTCCAAGAGCTGATCAGACAAAACTACCAGGAACATCCTCCATGGATAATGACTAGTAGTGTAACTGG